The following are from one region of the Marinomonas sp. CT5 genome:
- a CDS encoding putative RNA methyltransferase, which translates to MSTLENLSCPIDAAPLTRDQRSLTCEYGHTYDLAKTGYVNLLPVQNKRSKDPGDSKEMVIARQNFLNQQHYFPIVNAIFASWPREHLVNGMRILDAGCGEGYYLNEMGKSLAEQDIEAELTGLDISKWAIVAASKRDKMVSWVVGSNASLPVPDERYDAVLCLFGFPVFNEFSRVLTDDGLMLLVESGPNHLIELRKILYPSIHDYKQTFSDGIAGFDLVSEQEETFSFTLDSQEKIQDLLSMTPHIHKASYDGREALKQFDSITLTADIKLRWYRKNVKEVSHV; encoded by the coding sequence GTGTCGACGCTCGAAAACCTTTCTTGTCCTATAGATGCTGCGCCGTTAACGCGTGATCAACGAAGCTTAACGTGCGAATATGGACATACTTATGATTTAGCTAAAACAGGCTATGTTAATCTTCTTCCAGTGCAAAATAAGCGTTCTAAAGACCCTGGCGATAGCAAAGAAATGGTGATCGCAAGGCAAAACTTTTTGAATCAACAGCACTACTTTCCTATTGTTAACGCGATATTTGCGTCCTGGCCGAGAGAGCATTTAGTTAATGGAATGCGAATTCTTGATGCAGGTTGTGGGGAAGGTTATTACTTAAATGAAATGGGAAAGTCGTTAGCTGAGCAAGACATTGAAGCAGAACTTACCGGTCTTGATATTTCAAAATGGGCCATCGTTGCTGCCAGTAAACGTGATAAAATGGTGAGTTGGGTGGTAGGGAGTAATGCCAGTTTACCTGTCCCCGATGAGCGCTACGATGCGGTATTGTGTTTATTTGGCTTTCCCGTATTTAATGAATTTTCAAGAGTATTGACTGATGATGGTTTGATGCTACTTGTTGAGTCTGGCCCTAATCATCTTATTGAATTGCGCAAAATACTCTACCCATCCATTCATGACTATAAGCAAACTTTTTCTGATGGAATCGCTGGCTTTGATTTAGTTTCTGAGCAAGAAGAAACTTTTTCCTTTACCCTCGATTCGCAGGAAAAAATTCAAGATTTATTAAGTATGACGCCTCATATTCATAAAGCCTCATATGATGGTCGAGAAGCTCTAAAGCAGTTCGACTCTATTACTCTCACTGCGGACATAAAGCTTCGCTGGTATCGGAAGAATGTAAAGGAAGTGAGTCATGTCTAG
- the can gene encoding carbonate dehydratase translates to MSSHLDDLFNKNREWAAKVTAEDPEFFSTLSKQQKPEYLWIGCADSRVPANQIVDLLPGEVFVHRNIANVVVHTDLNCLSVIQFAVDVLKVKHIMVVGHYGCGGIKAAMGTEEHGMIDNWLRHIKDVYRLHRVELDAIADEHVRFDRMCELNVVEQVANVCQSSIVQNAWKNGQELHVHGWCYSIDNGHITDLKRTVSSAEESQEQMNNNM, encoded by the coding sequence ATGTCTAGCCATTTAGATGACCTTTTTAATAAGAATAGAGAGTGGGCTGCTAAGGTTACCGCGGAAGATCCAGAGTTTTTTTCGACCCTTTCTAAGCAACAAAAACCAGAGTATTTGTGGATTGGTTGTGCTGATAGCCGTGTTCCAGCCAATCAAATTGTTGATTTATTACCAGGTGAAGTGTTTGTTCATCGCAATATCGCTAATGTCGTAGTGCATACCGACTTAAACTGTTTATCAGTTATTCAGTTTGCAGTTGATGTGTTAAAAGTAAAGCACATCATGGTGGTGGGTCATTATGGCTGTGGTGGTATTAAGGCGGCCATGGGCACCGAAGAGCATGGCATGATCGATAATTGGCTACGTCATATCAAAGATGTTTACCGTTTACATCGTGTTGAACTTGATGCAATAGCGGATGAGCATGTTCGATTTGATCGCATGTGTGAGCTCAATGTGGTCGAGCAAGTAGCTAATGTTTGCCAAAGCAGTATCGTACAAAATGCATGGAAAAATGGACAAGAGCTACATGTTCACGGTTGGTGTTACAGTATTGATAATGGTCATATTACAGACTTGAAAAGGACCGTTTCTAGTGCAGAAGAGTCTCAAGAGCAAATGAACAATAATATGTAG
- a CDS encoding aldose epimerase family protein has protein sequence MNLAPDLNQVQSITLQNTHLKVSILTLGATIQSVYLNGYEHSLFLGSPKLSDYLQGAKYFGAVVGRVANRTNKGHAVIGGKTYQLPPTIPEAHHLHGGPNGTGSKNWSIIKQTNDMVQLQTTLADGEMGYPGNMEVNVFYRLIDSALEMEITATTDQLTICNFAGHSYINLDGQGSILDHQLSIQADHYLPVDDGLIPTGEVTQTAGSAFDFHELRTIGRDDYPGLDTNFCLSLISHRPLQTVATLKAPITGLTLHYQTTEPGLQVYDGRHIQLEPESNINQGALEAYAGLALEAQHWPDAINQPHFPPILLAPEETYQQITRYEFI, from the coding sequence GTGAACCTCGCACCAGATTTAAACCAAGTACAATCGATTACTCTGCAAAACACACACCTTAAAGTGTCTATTTTGACATTGGGCGCGACGATTCAATCCGTTTACTTAAATGGCTATGAGCACTCACTGTTTTTAGGGTCTCCAAAACTAAGCGACTACCTTCAAGGGGCAAAATACTTTGGTGCTGTGGTTGGGCGCGTTGCTAATCGAACCAATAAAGGTCATGCAGTCATAGGTGGAAAAACTTACCAATTACCGCCAACCATACCTGAAGCTCATCATTTGCACGGTGGGCCAAATGGTACCGGCAGCAAAAACTGGTCTATCATCAAGCAAACGAATGACATGGTTCAATTACAAACCACTCTAGCCGATGGTGAAATGGGCTACCCAGGAAACATGGAAGTGAATGTTTTTTATCGCTTAATAGACAGCGCATTAGAAATGGAAATCACTGCGACGACCGATCAACTGACCATTTGTAACTTCGCTGGCCACAGTTATATAAACCTTGATGGTCAAGGCTCGATTCTGGATCATCAACTGAGCATCCAAGCAGACCATTATTTACCTGTGGATGATGGCCTTATCCCAACCGGTGAAGTGACTCAGACCGCTGGCAGTGCCTTTGATTTTCATGAGCTTAGAACCATAGGTCGTGATGATTATCCGGGGTTGGATACAAACTTTTGTCTTTCTCTTATCAGTCATCGACCTCTACAAACGGTCGCCACACTGAAAGCCCCTATCACTGGACTCACACTACATTATCAAACAACCGAACCGGGACTACAGGTCTATGACGGTCGTCATATTCAATTGGAACCCGAATCTAATATTAACCAAGGTGCATTAGAAGCTTACGCGGGTCTTGCTCTCGAAGCCCAACATTGGCCAGATGCAATAAACCAGCCTCATTTTCCGCCAATATTATTAGCCCCCGAAGAGACCTACCAGCAAATCACTCGGTATGAATTTATTTAA
- a CDS encoding extracellular solute-binding protein gives MKQLLLGTATAGLLALSPLANATTIELQRFFGACEAEYGNNTDVSSAVGECGIITSLVNKFEADNPDIDVNVTTVEWPGYDQLNAQLASRSAPDVVSMHYSAISDYQSRGLLVPLDKLLKDQNIKPNDFTEAGISSVTKEDGIYALPFDNWTMLFHVNNNLMKQAGLLKKDGTPILPTSREELFSQGKQFQEATGKPYLIQVSANETASFARMFYTLMMQQNSAFFDDPKQIDLTGEDAKKTLTFMKDMLDVTAKNLDYAAAVSGFSSGDAGISVNGTWLIGSYDNQSKESNNALSGGYSVYPIPQFFDKKDVTYTDGHGWAVPRGKRSDEKMAAIGKLFKFFYDNNYQWARTGHLPVVKAVINSEKFKSLPHRSDIAKIAKTGQALPSAVLRQFAIQDILGEELSSAVNGDKSIDDALETAQYRINDLLDNI, from the coding sequence ATGAAACAGTTACTTCTCGGAACTGCAACAGCAGGTCTTTTGGCATTATCACCGCTTGCCAACGCTACTACGATCGAACTACAGCGTTTCTTTGGTGCGTGTGAAGCCGAATATGGCAATAACACAGATGTGTCTTCAGCAGTTGGCGAATGCGGCATCATTACCTCGTTGGTTAACAAGTTCGAGGCAGACAACCCAGATATTGACGTAAACGTCACCACAGTCGAATGGCCAGGCTATGATCAACTTAATGCCCAACTGGCCTCACGGTCTGCACCAGATGTTGTTTCTATGCATTACTCGGCCATTTCAGATTATCAATCTCGTGGTTTGTTAGTTCCCCTCGATAAGCTTTTAAAAGATCAGAACATCAAGCCTAATGACTTTACAGAAGCAGGCATTTCCAGTGTCACCAAAGAAGATGGCATATACGCTCTACCCTTTGATAACTGGACCATGTTGTTTCATGTAAACAACAACCTTATGAAGCAAGCAGGGTTACTCAAAAAAGATGGCACGCCTATTTTACCAACCAGCCGTGAAGAACTATTTTCTCAAGGCAAACAGTTTCAAGAAGCCACAGGGAAACCCTATCTAATTCAGGTATCAGCTAATGAAACCGCCAGCTTTGCACGCATGTTTTATACCTTGATGATGCAACAGAACAGCGCTTTTTTTGATGACCCTAAACAAATTGACTTAACAGGCGAAGACGCCAAGAAAACACTCACCTTCATGAAAGATATGTTAGATGTCACCGCAAAAAATCTGGACTATGCCGCCGCCGTTTCAGGTTTTTCCAGTGGTGACGCCGGTATTTCTGTCAATGGAACATGGTTAATTGGGTCATATGATAACCAATCCAAAGAGAGTAATAATGCCTTGTCAGGGGGTTACAGTGTGTATCCTATCCCGCAGTTCTTTGATAAGAAAGATGTAACCTATACAGATGGGCATGGTTGGGCTGTTCCTCGTGGCAAGCGTAGTGATGAAAAAATGGCCGCCATTGGTAAATTGTTCAAATTCTTTTATGACAATAACTATCAATGGGCAAGAACGGGTCACTTACCCGTCGTAAAAGCCGTCATCAATAGCGAGAAATTCAAATCACTTCCTCATCGTAGTGATATCGCTAAAATTGCCAAAACAGGTCAAGCTTTGCCTTCAGCCGTGTTAAGACAATTTGCCATTCAAGATATTCTTGGTGAAGAGTTAAGCTCTGCGGTTAATGGCGACAAATCGATAGACGATGCGTTAGAAACAGCGCAATATCGTATTAATGACTTACTAGACAATATCTAA
- a CDS encoding carbohydrate ABC transporter permease, translating to MKTMKYSPEHLTSNRRLFWIAAALGVIMMAPVAWIVGLSLKDNGELLRGTEAVFNMPYTLVNYANILESSSVFGWFMNSMIVAVGQTFGVLLLSSLAGYAFARLEFPFRKTLFIIVLFGLAVPEQAVIIARHQMFNWFDLHNTHIGLILPNLSSAFGVFLMTQFFRAIPKEIDEAAMLDNTSTFRIFWKVLLPLTLPAQATLGIFTFLQAWNDYWWPLISATKADMYTLTIGIASSQSNFAQSEGLGFLGAQAVFASLPVLIVYIFFQRHIVTAVSGGAVK from the coding sequence AAAACGATGAAGTATTCACCTGAACATTTGACCAGCAACCGTCGTCTGTTTTGGATTGCCGCGGCTCTGGGTGTGATCATGATGGCTCCCGTAGCTTGGATAGTCGGCCTCTCATTGAAAGACAATGGGGAATTACTCAGAGGTACTGAGGCGGTGTTTAATATGCCTTATACCTTGGTCAATTATGCCAATATTCTCGAATCCTCCAGCGTATTTGGTTGGTTTATGAATTCCATGATTGTGGCGGTTGGTCAAACCTTTGGGGTCTTGTTGCTGTCGTCACTTGCAGGGTATGCCTTTGCTAGGCTTGAGTTTCCCTTTCGCAAAACGCTTTTCATCATTGTGTTGTTTGGCCTCGCTGTACCAGAACAAGCGGTGATCATTGCCCGTCATCAAATGTTCAACTGGTTTGACTTGCATAACACGCACATTGGTTTGATTTTGCCCAATTTATCCTCGGCGTTTGGGGTATTTCTCATGACACAGTTTTTCCGTGCCATTCCCAAAGAAATCGATGAAGCCGCCATGCTGGACAATACCTCGACCTTCCGCATTTTTTGGAAAGTCTTGTTACCTCTCACTTTGCCTGCGCAGGCGACCTTGGGCATCTTCACTTTCTTGCAAGCGTGGAACGATTATTGGTGGCCGCTGATCTCGGCGACGAAAGCCGATATGTACACCCTAACGATTGGCATTGCGTCCTCACAATCCAACTTTGCGCAATCTGAAGGTTTAGGCTTTTTAGGCGCGCAAGCGGTCTTCGCGTCTTTACCAGTACTTATCGTGTACATCTTTTTTCAGCGTCACATTGTCACTGCGGTCTCAGGAGGAGCCGTCAAATAG